Proteins encoded together in one Sulfoacidibacillus ferrooxidans window:
- a CDS encoding sugar phosphate nucleotidyltransferase has product MKIILLSGGSGKRLWPMSNDIRSKQFLKVLPKTDQTYESMLQRVWNQLGDIGLQNDTIVCASRSQVDAITYQVGNVQIVEEPERRDTFPAIALSSLYLRDIVGCDVNEVIVVLPVDHFVEIDYFKHVMELPTLLTESKSNLFLMGVTPDHPACKFGYILTEESNEQSHVGFKVKGFIEKPSEELAKKLIGLGALWNCGVFCFRLDYLVNHLSSKQLPTHFYNFREAYPQIEKISFDYEIVEKEKSIRAISYSGEWNDLGTWDALSNRVEHSMIGLGTSVDCDRSMVINELTIPLVAIGIKDAVIVATPDGILVSDKARSESLKSVIGDFVGRPMFEERRWGLYRVLDFQRLADGRAVLTKWIEMSPDSNISYQRHRLRSEVWTIVEGEGEVILDDKFFSVLPGDVVRITAFQWHGVRAINSLKFIEVQTGTELVEEDIERKSMNWADVEVATGIQD; this is encoded by the coding sequence ATGAAAATTATTTTATTATCTGGTGGATCAGGTAAACGACTATGGCCAATGTCGAATGACATACGTTCAAAACAGTTCCTAAAAGTGTTACCGAAAACTGACCAGACGTATGAATCTATGCTTCAGCGTGTTTGGAATCAATTAGGAGATATAGGTTTGCAAAATGATACGATTGTCTGTGCTTCGAGATCTCAAGTGGATGCCATTACCTATCAAGTAGGTAACGTACAGATTGTTGAAGAGCCGGAGAGAAGAGATACCTTTCCTGCAATTGCGCTATCGAGTCTTTATTTACGTGATATAGTCGGATGTGATGTAAATGAAGTCATTGTTGTTTTACCAGTTGACCATTTTGTCGAAATCGATTATTTCAAACATGTGATGGAATTACCGACATTATTGACTGAATCAAAATCAAACTTATTCCTTATGGGGGTCACTCCAGATCATCCTGCCTGCAAGTTTGGGTATATTTTAACTGAGGAAAGTAACGAACAATCACATGTAGGATTCAAGGTGAAAGGTTTTATTGAAAAACCTTCAGAGGAATTGGCGAAAAAATTAATTGGATTGGGTGCATTATGGAATTGTGGTGTATTTTGTTTTAGATTAGATTATTTAGTTAATCACTTATCTTCTAAACAATTGCCTACGCATTTTTATAACTTTAGAGAAGCATATCCTCAAATTGAGAAAATAAGTTTTGATTATGAAATTGTAGAAAAGGAAAAATCTATACGTGCTATTTCTTATAGTGGTGAATGGAATGATCTTGGAACGTGGGATGCCCTATCGAATAGAGTAGAACATTCAATGATTGGACTTGGGACTTCCGTTGATTGTGACAGGAGTATGGTTATTAATGAACTTACTATTCCATTAGTTGCAATTGGGATCAAGGATGCAGTGATTGTGGCTACACCAGATGGTATTCTTGTATCAGATAAAGCTCGTAGTGAAAGTTTGAAGTCTGTTATAGGTGATTTTGTGGGCAGACCTATGTTTGAAGAACGACGATGGGGATTATATCGAGTGTTAGATTTCCAACGGCTTGCTGATGGACGAGCAGTTCTAACGAAATGGATCGAGATGTCTCCTGATTCAAACATTAGCTACCAGCGTCATCGTCTTAGGTCTGAAGTGTGGACAATCGTTGAAGGTGAAGGTGAGGTTATCCTAGATGACAAATTTTTTTCTGTTTTACCTGGAGATGTAGTTCGCATTACTGCATTTCAATGGCATGGTGTGCGTGCGATTAATTCACTTAAATTTATCGAGGTTCAAACAGGAACCGAGTTAGTTGAAGAGGATATTGAACGTAAGTCTATGAATTGGGCTGATGTGGAGGTTGCAACTGGAATTCAGGATTAA
- the rfbD gene encoding dTDP-4-dehydrorhamnose reductase: MRIVVTGAQGQLGHEVVSLGAAQHEMIGLGRAQLDLTDAVAVREVLTALQPDVIIHAAAYTAVDAAESDVEQAFAVNAHSSRQVAMIAQELGARLCYVSTDYVFDGKATSPYREDATPDPQTVYGQSKWLGERLVAQLCARHFIVRTSWVYGVHGKNFVKTMLELATKHKTLRVVCDQLGAPTYTADLAAFLLELTATEQYGVYHASNAGVCSWYEFAKEIFVQAELDVTVEPCTSAEFVRPAPRPSYSVLDHQAQRTRGFSELRPWREGLHAFMERYRQTEEWALYVADRS, translated from the coding sequence ATGAGGATTGTCGTGACAGGGGCACAGGGGCAGTTGGGCCATGAGGTTGTATCGCTTGGGGCAGCGCAGCATGAGATGATTGGGTTGGGACGTGCGCAACTTGATCTAACAGATGCTGTGGCTGTGCGCGAGGTGCTCACTGCGCTTCAACCTGATGTGATCATCCATGCCGCGGCATATACGGCTGTGGATGCGGCGGAGTCGGATGTCGAGCAGGCGTTTGCAGTCAATGCACATAGTTCGCGTCAGGTAGCGATGATCGCGCAAGAACTGGGTGCGCGACTGTGCTATGTCAGCACGGACTATGTGTTTGACGGGAAGGCAACTTCTCCATACAGGGAAGATGCGACGCCAGATCCGCAAACGGTGTATGGTCAATCGAAGTGGTTAGGCGAGCGACTGGTCGCGCAACTGTGTGCGCGTCATTTTATTGTGCGCACATCGTGGGTGTATGGGGTACATGGGAAGAATTTTGTGAAGACGATGCTAGAGCTTGCTACAAAGCACAAGACGCTTCGGGTCGTATGTGATCAACTAGGGGCACCGACGTATACGGCTGATCTTGCTGCGTTTCTCCTTGAACTGACAGCTACTGAACAGTATGGGGTGTATCACGCGTCTAATGCAGGGGTGTGTTCTTGGTATGAGTTTGCAAAAGAGATCTTTGTGCAAGCGGAGCTCGATGTAACGGTAGAACCATGTACGAGTGCAGAGTTTGTTCGCCCTGCGCCGCGCCCAAGCTACTCTGTGCTTGATCATCAGGCACAGCGAACGCGTGGATTCTCCGAACTGCGCCCGTGGCGTGAGGGATTGCACGCTTTTATGGAAAGGTATCGTCAAACAGAGGAGTGGGCGTTATATGTTGCAGATCGTAGCTAA
- the rfbB gene encoding dTDP-glucose 4,6-dehydratase — protein MKIVVTGGAGFIGSNFVRMMVSEQSDVEVVTYDALTYAGNLANLAGIVDRHTFVRGDICDAQAVQQVMAGVDAVVHFAAESHVDRSIASSAEFVRTNVEGTRVLLEAARSAGVAKFVHVSTDEVYGTLGDEGAFTEMTPLAPNSPYSASKAGSDLLARAFYETYGLPVVITRCSNNYGPYQFPEKLIPLMIIHALEGRPLPVYGDGGNVRDWLHVSDHNRAIARVLEAGVPGQVYNIGGHNERTNLEMVRMILRLLARDESLITFVQDRLGHDRRYAMDATKIEHELGWTPQYDLERGLAETVAWYLEHKEWWERIRTGAYQTFDQPQSGARLGDAR, from the coding sequence ATGAAGATTGTAGTGACTGGTGGAGCGGGGTTTATTGGAAGTAATTTTGTGAGGATGATGGTTTCGGAACAGAGTGATGTGGAGGTTGTGACGTATGATGCGCTGACGTATGCGGGCAATCTTGCCAATCTTGCGGGGATTGTAGACCGGCATACGTTTGTGCGAGGAGACATCTGTGATGCACAGGCAGTGCAACAGGTGATGGCGGGCGTCGATGCGGTGGTGCATTTTGCGGCGGAGAGTCATGTGGATCGTTCGATTGCATCGAGTGCGGAGTTTGTGCGCACCAATGTCGAAGGGACGCGGGTGCTTTTGGAGGCGGCGCGATCGGCTGGTGTAGCGAAGTTTGTTCACGTATCGACAGATGAAGTGTACGGCACGCTTGGGGATGAAGGGGCATTTACAGAAATGACGCCACTGGCTCCCAATTCCCCCTATAGTGCATCAAAGGCGGGATCGGATTTATTGGCGCGTGCGTTTTATGAGACGTATGGGTTACCGGTTGTGATTACGCGTTGCTCGAATAACTATGGGCCGTATCAGTTTCCAGAGAAGCTGATCCCGCTGATGATTATTCATGCGCTGGAGGGACGACCGCTTCCTGTGTATGGGGATGGTGGCAATGTGCGCGACTGGCTGCATGTATCGGATCACAACCGGGCGATCGCGCGGGTTCTAGAAGCAGGGGTGCCTGGGCAAGTGTACAATATTGGCGGGCACAATGAGCGGACGAACTTGGAGATGGTGCGCATGATCTTGCGGTTGCTTGCGCGCGATGAGTCGCTGATCACGTTTGTGCAGGATCGCTTGGGGCATGATCGGCGCTATGCGATGGATGCGACGAAGATTGAGCATGAACTCGGGTGGACTCCACAGTATGATCTGGAGCGTGGGTTGGCGGAGACGGTAGCGTGGTATCTGGAGCACAAAGAGTGGTGGGAGCGCATTCGCACAGGTGCTTATCAGACGTTTGATCAGCCACAGTCCGGTGCGCGACTTGGTGATGCGCGATGA
- the rfbC gene encoding dTDP-4-dehydrorhamnose 3,5-epimerase, which translates to MLQIVANQLDGVLLLEPTVHGDARGFFMESYHEEQMQALGVSTAFVQDNHSLSQAAGTLRGLHYQLAPKAQTKLVRVLAGAIYDVVVDLREGSPSFGQWAGFILSAHNFRQLLVPRGFAHGFCTLVPNTEVFYKVDNYYSPEHDRGILWNDPALGIDWPITKPVLSDKDRLHPLLADAQV; encoded by the coding sequence ATGTTGCAGATCGTAGCTAATCAGTTAGATGGTGTGTTATTACTAGAACCTACGGTACACGGCGATGCACGAGGGTTTTTTATGGAGAGCTACCATGAGGAGCAGATGCAGGCGTTAGGTGTGTCTACTGCGTTTGTGCAGGATAATCATTCATTGTCGCAGGCTGCAGGAACGCTTCGCGGATTACATTATCAGCTTGCGCCAAAGGCACAGACAAAACTTGTGCGCGTGCTGGCAGGTGCCATCTATGACGTGGTGGTTGATCTGCGTGAAGGATCGCCATCGTTTGGACAGTGGGCGGGGTTTATCCTCTCTGCGCACAATTTTCGCCAACTGCTCGTGCCAAGAGGCTTTGCGCACGGCTTTTGTACGCTTGTACCGAATACAGAGGTGTTTTATAAGGTAGACAACTACTATTCACCAGAGCACGATCGAGGCATCTTGTGGAATGATCCAGCGCTTGGCATTGATTGGCCGATAACTAAGCCGGTGTTGTCTGATAAGGATCGCCTGCACCCGTTGCTAGCAGATGCACAAGTGTGA
- a CDS encoding glucose-1-phosphate thymidylyltransferase gives MKGLILSGGTGSRLRPLTYTGAKQLIPICNKPILYYAVESLVESGVTDIGVIVGSNSSQEIMRSLGDGSRFGAKVSYIHQDKPLGLAHAVKISEEFMSGEPFVMFLGDNLLRDGVAAFVEAFRASSPDALVLLSEVPEPQHFGVVELVDGRVVRLVEKPKVPPSSLALVGAYLFQPCIFRAVKEIEPSTRGELEITDAIQWLVDHGYQVEPHLVTGWWKDTGRPSDVLDANRLMIETIESSMQGTVDATSEVIGRVQIGVGSQILRSTLRGPLVIGDHVTIEDSYVGPYTSISDGVTIRKTEIENSIILADSHVESAYRLDACLVGKRVAIVPSQARPKAIHLVLGDDSRCEF, from the coding sequence ATGAAAGGGCTCATTTTATCTGGTGGGACAGGCTCGCGGTTACGTCCGCTTACTTATACGGGTGCAAAACAATTAATTCCGATTTGCAATAAGCCGATTCTCTATTATGCGGTGGAGTCCTTGGTGGAGAGTGGCGTGACGGATATTGGGGTGATCGTCGGGTCCAATTCATCCCAAGAGATCATGCGTAGTTTAGGTGATGGGAGTCGATTTGGCGCTAAGGTCTCCTATATTCACCAAGACAAGCCCCTTGGACTGGCACATGCAGTCAAGATCTCGGAAGAGTTCATGTCTGGTGAGCCATTTGTGATGTTTCTTGGGGATAATTTGTTGCGCGATGGAGTGGCTGCCTTTGTGGAAGCGTTTCGCGCGTCGTCTCCAGATGCGCTGGTGCTGCTAAGTGAAGTACCAGAGCCGCAACATTTTGGCGTGGTCGAACTGGTCGATGGACGCGTGGTGCGATTGGTAGAAAAACCGAAAGTTCCACCGAGTTCGCTTGCGCTGGTGGGTGCCTATCTATTTCAACCGTGCATCTTTCGAGCGGTCAAGGAGATCGAGCCATCTACACGCGGTGAACTTGAGATTACGGATGCGATTCAGTGGTTGGTCGATCACGGGTACCAGGTGGAACCACACCTGGTGACTGGATGGTGGAAAGACACGGGGCGACCGAGTGATGTGCTAGATGCCAATCGCCTGATGATCGAAACGATTGAGTCGTCGATGCAAGGGACTGTCGATGCGACCTCCGAGGTGATCGGTCGCGTACAGATCGGGGTGGGCAGTCAGATTTTGCGCAGTACGCTGCGTGGACCTCTGGTCATCGGTGATCATGTGACGATCGAGGATTCGTATGTAGGACCTTATACGTCTATTAGTGACGGAGTGACGATTAGGAAGACGGAGATTGAAAATAGTATCATTTTGGCAGATAGTCATGTGGAGAGTGCGTATCGTTTAGATGCGTGCTTAGTGGGGAAGCGCGTGGCGATTGTACCGTCACAGGCAAGGCCAAAGGCGATCCATCTTGTGTTAGGCGATGATTCGCGTTGTGAGTTTTAG